TTTCTCTGGGGTTTGGAGGTCCAGGACCTCCAtttaacgtaaaaaaaaaatgaaaattcgGAAATGTCATTTCAATACTTCTTTAAGTGGGACCGAATACTTGTCGAGTCAaggacaaacaaacaaacaaataaacagagGAGTAAACTGAACGAAAACAGTGTACCGCGTTTTTCTCGAGTGCTgagaaaaataaaacagaaaagcGAGGACTACCTCTGCCTCACGGTATATGTTTTCCTCATCCTCTTTATTAGCGCTCTATGTCTTCGGCTACGTTACAGCTGCACTTTCAcatcgtttcttttctttttttgtcatatATGTAGTTGCAAGCGCACTCGGGGTAACTGCGCTGGTCGTATGCCAGTAAGAGCAGCAGGCGACAAGAGGTCGCTTATACAGTGAATTATACTTCCTACGCGTCAGCCGGACTCTGGCTGAGTGGCATTTTGTTGGCGTCGCTGCAGGTAATCTGTCAGACTTGGCTCCGGCCTACCAGCTGGCCTTGTCCATAGTCTGCGAGGATTTTCCGGCGTCCCTGGAATGCGCGAACGgcctcgccgcggcagatgtgCCCTCTCTCGCTGAGCCACCGAATGCTGGCGGATATATCGACGAAGTGTCCAGGTATGACTGAAGCACGGTATTACAGGACTGTCTCTTTTTAGTAAACATTTGCTCGAACCGTCTTCtagataaaaaaatatatataaaaagatCGGGATCGGGTGGAGCCTATACCAACGTGATAGCGCACCGCGGGCACACTTTTTTCCTTTTCGTTTTTTGGTTTGCACGAATATGATAGCAGTCCGTATCATGCAGCGCCGCGCAAAGCAGTTGCctaatcttcttttttttcttttctttttacactTAATGTACCAGAGAATGCAAAAGATGCAGATGAAAGCCTACCTGACTTGGACAATGATGTTAGTACGCTATTCACTGACATTCTGCAGGATTCAGGCCTTTATTTACGACATCCATGTAGACTCATTAGCGGTCGGCTGTGTAGGGCGAGCCGCCATGAGTGGGTGCGCGTTTTTGGCCTCTAGTCTGATGACTACTGCGCCTCTGCACCGCGGTCTGACGTCCCAATGTACGCACCGGAGGGAGCAGTTACGAGGGCGTGTTTTTCACCAGAGCACATGGGTCTCTCAAATCGCGAGGCTTATACCAAAGTTAGAGGTgcaaatttagtgacacttcgagcgagtgcacttcgcctCGCTGAGTGTCACTTCGGCGGCGTGGTGCTAGATTGCAAAACGAAGTGTCATTCGGGATTGATGACAATGACGATCTATGAAGCCATAGGGGTTGATATGGTTCTCGGCATATTGTGTTTTGGAAAGAGTTAATGTTTTAGTAAAAGAAAGTGGCTATGTAAAGGAACCTCCGCCGTGAAAAATTGAAATACTATAATACCATTAAAACGTCTGTTTGTTTTGAGTCAATGCACGCAAGAAGCATATCCAAAATCCACAAGGTCACAATGGCGGAATCCGTCGAAAATGAACGTTTAAAGCTTTTTTTGGCTTCACCGATGCCACTAAGACGCTCATAACAGTTGAAATAACGAAAAAGTGGTCTTAGAGTTAGTGCCGACTCTGCTGTGagcatctatttatttatttttgacgCATTGTTATCGAGCCTACTCACTGGCTACTCACTCAGCGACGCGAGTTCCTAGAACACACTCGCTGGCGCGCTTACTCCACGGCAAGTGTCACTAAACCTTTCCGTCTGACAGCCTGCGAGTGACACTaaccgcgaagtgcactcgctcgaagtgtcactaaatttgccCGTCTGACGGGGGTATAATCGCCGCCGTATATAAAAGCGGTTGCATATACAATAGAATGACGGCGGGCACACCCTTCCCGAGTTTTCATCGGAAGTAAAGCTGGTTGACTATGGAGCAATTTCGCGTTGCTGCATGTAAAATGCTGTAGGCTGCGTCGGAATTTATCATTTGAGGTTCGGACAAAAAAGATAGGAAAAGAAAACCATTAAGTATGGAGTGACGAAACATACTTAAAAACACACATTTTATCTAAACTGTGATCTTGGTGATATATAGCATTTTGGAGGACAACAGCTATGAGACGAATGGGTATATACCCATTCGATATTCGATAATACTATATATAGTAGGGGACACCGACAGTGCTGTCGTGTAAATTTGCCGATGCTACAAATTGCGAATTCGTTACCTATTCATGAAAATGCAAATGAGCGCACACGTGTCAGCATGCAGCAAACTGTCTCGTCGTCAGTCAGCTGCATAAAAAGTAACAATCGACAGCACTTTGTGTGGGCACATCGTTCGTCGTGAACGCGCTTCCGACAAACCACGTGTGGAATGGGGCAACTGAACCGTGTAAATCTGAGGCCCATGTTTTGAGTATGGTCGGCGCCGCggtgaaacgaacggcgtggtttCTCGATCCTTTGCAGCATGGTGATCACGGAGCTAGAGGAAGAGTCATCGGGCGACGGGCCGCCGGTTGCCAAGGGCGACAAGACGCAGTCGGTCAAGGCGGAGATGCTGAGCGAGGCTGCCGAGTGCGCGCCTCACTCGCTGGGCAGCCGTGCGTTCCAGCCCGTCCTGTCCGGCAGCAGCACTCAGGACGGCGCCACCGACGGCAACCACCAGCATCACCAGCCACACGAAGCTCAAGACGCGACTGCCGAGTTCGTCAACAACTTCCGCAAACGCAAGTGGGAGCAAGACCTGGTGGAACTGCAGAAGGAAAAAGTGCGCCGCCAGATACAGTACCACAAAGTCCAGCACGAGCTCCAGATGAGCGTGCTCCGGTCGCAGATGGAGTTCTGGGAGATGAAGAAGTCCAAGCTGGCTGCTGAGATACGCCAAGGTGGCATCCCCACGTTGCTGCCAATGATGCCGTCAGCAAATGCATCTACCACGTAGCCTCGGCTGCCATGATGTCGCAAGAGGGCGACCCAGTAATCTTCCACAGTGTTTTGGGCCTTTCAGGCTCCGATACATCAGTGCTCATCGAACGGCCTTTCACAGCCATCCATCACAAGAATCATATTCACCCGTGCGAAGTGTCTGCGCAAACACTCGTTGATATACTGTGTGCATGTGAAAACAACTCTGTCTTGCACAGCGATGCCAACCTTGTGTGCTTCAAGAAGATAGAGCCTGTGGACCGTCACATCGCTGTGTTTCGTGGTTTATAGCACTGTCTTGGTTTATATCAAGCTCTAAGACGAAGCAAGATATCGATCAAGCTTTTGCCCTAAACCGCATGAGAAAGTGTGCAGTAACAAGATCAGAAATTCTGGAAATGAACAACCAGCGCCACTAGCGGTTTGAAAGCTGGAAACAAGCGCTGAAACACCGTTTTTCGCGAATGTGCAACCAGAGAGAGAACAAACTCGACTGTAGTCGAGAAAATTGATTCTGCACGCCTATAGCTGGCACATTACGCATGCAGTATCGCTGTTTTTACGACAGAATTTAACAAACTCACGCAAAGTTTGAACTATTGAAGTATACGGCAATCCCAAAATGTTATCAGAAAATAATTGCGATCAAGGTAATGCACGAGTTGCCATCCAGAAGTTACTATGAGTTCTTTATGACTTGGCTGTCATTTCTGTCACACAGGACGTCTTCAGATTGAGTAAAAAAATGAGTAAAAAAGATATATGCATGGCCACTATGTGTAGACGAAGTGTGGATATCAACCTTCACTCACGAAGAAACGCCTGCCCACACATTAGTCGAGCAGTTTTGCGATCGCACATAATGTTTTGTGGGGAGGTGAACCAGCCTTCGCTGGTTGAAATCCAGCTATGTAGTCTGTTATTTTCTTGCTGTGTCACTAATTAAATTCACGGATTGCTCGAACACGCTAATCTCGAAAATGGATGTCGAATTTCTTTAGAATGTCTGCTTAGTTTCTATAGAGGCAAAACATGTTTTGTAGAAGTGCACGGTTACAGAATCGCTTTCAttgaatttcaaaaaaaaaaaaaagatattatgAACGAGATGATAGGAAACCGAGgccccgatttttattagtcatatcataagaagccaacaaagacaccgacgccgcggtagctcagttcgTAAGAGCATCGTATGCGTAATGCGATGACGTGGGTTctgccccacctgcggccagtagtttttttcatgcactttcatttccattaatttgtcatttctttgATTCAATTAATAAGTGCAAGTAATATTCCTTATGCTGTCCTTAGTGTATTTGTtttttggcttcttatgatgtaaaaaaaaatattatggaGTTTAACATGCTGGAGCAACGCACGAGCTTTCTGTTTAGACTGGCGATGCACTCCTTACAAACTTAATTTTCGGTAATTTCGTTGTAAGCGGTGAAATTAGACTAGTACAGAAAAGGAGagctaaaatttcatttcttgAATTTCCTGCCGCAACCCTAGCGGCtttacgtcagtgtgacgtcacggatttcaacgTATTTTCTCGTAGAGTGGCCGTTGCGGCAtagtaaatgttcttgaaacttgctaagttgaGTCTGTGGCTCCATTAGAATACAACGTTGTCCACATTTACCGATAAAAAGTTAAGTATAAGCTCGAGCAAAATCCAAGACCGTCAAAATCCAAGACGTCGCGGCTAGCTGGTACGGGAACCTTAATGCGGCGTCGCCACCAGTATGTGCTATTTTTCGTCTTTTCTGACTCATAGTATCCTTTTCGGTATTCTACAAAGGTGATTTAGTATTTCTGTTGAGTAGCTCAAtttatttttctgtttagtgtctcTTTGaaatgccgtagtggaggactccgccATAATTGCGACCGCACACTTGTCtaagtacacgaacgttttttctctctctctctctctctctctctctcttttttttttttttttttgcatgtcgcATGGAGATGCGGCCGGCGCGGCCGGGAATCTACCCCGTGACCTCGAGCTGAGTAGCAGAACAGCATAGCTACTGAGTGTATGGGAACATTTCTTCACACGCAATATATGAACAAATGTTCAAGTGAAAGCATATTGaaaccatatacagggtgtttcattttagctgcaccaaatttttaaaaattgcctgcggcagatagcacaattataatcgttgatctaaactacttgatgaggcggccattacttccacgagaaatgaaaacgcctaattgaataattaacataattacggtaattaacttttcaactaattattttacggcacatctttcaatctacgaattatagccgctgagttcgcaaggtgtatccgcttagaacgaattctcaggactgaatacgttttgagatattaattttcaaagtgtccggcgaaatgcatgggcgttacagttaactttgtgcttcaatgcatgaaacagcgttttcctcaaaaagttaactggaacgcccatacatttcgtcggacacgttaaaaattaatatctcgaaactggttcagtcctgagaattcgttccaagcggatacgccttgcgaactcagcggctataattcgtagattgaaagatatgccgtaaaataattagttaaaaagttaattaccaaaattatgttaattattcaattaggcgttttgatttctcgtggaagtaatggccgcctcatagagtagtttagatcaaggattataattgtgctatctgccacagcaaatctttaaaaatttggtgcagctaaaatgaaacaccctatatacGGAATTCTAAAGAGTAATGTACGTGTTATACAACAGCCGCCAAAGAATTTTGTAAACTGTCATTAAAGAGAAATATTACGCTGGCATTAGTAAGGCGCCcttctgcaaaagaaaaatggACACTTAGTCAGCGGAGGCTTGGTCAGCCAGAAAAGGCGCCAGAACGGAAGACGGGTAGCGGCGTCGCCCCGAAGTTTTGGCATCACTTCGTACTGATGTACTGATGACTGTCTACTCAGGTCTAGTTGATTGTTTATCGCTAAGGAAGGGTACATTGCATACTAAAGGAACCAAGGACTCAACCTGGCAAGTTTCCTGAACATCAATTACTTTGCCACAAAAGCCGAAGTAGGACAAGATACTTCGAAATTCGTGACGTGTCACACTAACGTACTGGCGGTGAGCTTGGTTCTGGCgccaaagtaaaacaaaaaagaaggaagTTTGTCTTTCATTTTGTCCACTAGCAATCAAACATTTCCCGCCAAATGAATGGCAAATGGCGAATCTTTTACTAGTCTGAGCagatttttaaatgcgtaagcatttctatgccgaCCCAACGTGGAAACCCGTCCGtgcgtcacgtaagacgatcgcttccaagatagggcagcgagcgaattgaccttcgtgctgcctctcgcaccaacgtgaactaaacggcgagaacacagcgcgcacgaagctatagCGCCCGGCGCAATGTgttccccatcgcagatcgctttcaagatagggaccgcgcggccgccgcgccataagcagccgccgccgcagttcacggttgataatggttgataatggttcgacgccgATGGATagggcgctaaagagcgataacggcgtATAATGACAGGAACGTCATAGAGAAAGACATTCAACAAGaagggacactcggcaaaaactggcaacaggaaacacgtcactaTACGTCACGCTATATATATAGTAtggatgccgaacgttagctgccgcgagcatcgaaaaaaaaaaaaaaaaagaaagtgcaattaagttaacagacattgattcattcttaaaattctttgccgcgaaagcTAAAACGTTTTGTGTATAGATggacttaaactttgcgacttatttttcttgccttacctagcgacaggccaatgacgcgccagatgcgtgtgtcatccgccagacactcccccgaggcGAGCGAGGGCGGCTGTGCGCGCGTTTGAGTGCTCGCctgcggcgacccgtctgtccctttttttaaatgtagcccggtttcttgggctcccggcgtattcttgcgttccttctgcactgggacaagacaacactgcactattggactacggcaaggtgagaaattttgtttcacagtctacgacgcaattaggcttacggcacgggaccgacgcagttagcgaaaaacagctcggtcgtcctggcgcagttaatttgagttaatgaatcgggCTGGGACATGTTTctgacgcttcctaggggattattgtaacttatttcggttttgtTGAGGCaccactggccgcacagggcgctgtgacgtagttagcgagaaccaactcggcagtggtgcgtagtctagtgcatcttgctaggagaagtttgtggcGCTTTCTCTGATGCCAGACAtcactgaaaagtaatttcgttacttttttgGAGTACTAGCTTTTGAGGCatgctggccgcacagcgcgctgtgacgcagttagcggataagcagctcggccgtggtgacaaagtttggcgtgtaatgaatcttatagagggacaagtttgggacgttttttgtggccccgcaacaacacatataccttctttcggtactcaggcctgtcgaaaacgcgatgggcgattgccaagagtgataacatgggagtgcacttgttgctggcgccggcagaacgcgcgaaagatgacgcggaggaacatatcagaaacttgtaatacGAAAATTGCGttttctaaaggactgaaaacaggctttgcacctactcatttgtcttgagtgcgagtagaaggcattctgcgaacgtctagcatggtccagCCGGGAGCCTCTgctgcgtccgtctctgtgtatgtagcgtaccgtcgcgtcacccgaggccaagttttggaaacgcgaagtcgcccgtgtatttctGCTGCTAaaatgcaggaaataatgcccggaaatgggggtaTGCTCAGAAATCAGATGTTTTAATATTtcatggtattgtttgggatgagtcgggtattttctacgccatgtatgtcaaagcgaattgcttttgtttgtaatgccgcccattcaccgcttgcgcacgtttcgcctctacacgcagtatgcctatatctaaataccaaatgacacatgcttgtaacatgctgcttcatgcttgtaaatgtaacatgcttgtaatttactatTTTTTCAGCTGATGCAGTCTGGTGGAGCTTCATACGTGAACTACTGCTCACCTGGGGTCACAAcattggatgaacgcacaaaaagcacggaacgagcttttatatagagcaaaataaatatttcctcatttcacaggagtttgcgtctactttgtgaaattgcacgtggcacacaTTTGAtaggacttgacaagatcgttcgcaatcatttttaccaaataataaaccgattcgcGGACGAAGACCGTGGGCGGTCggggaaaaacaaaaacaaaaaagcgccgccggcgtgctagctaacgttcaaaatgcgcgtgcgcaaaaccgaaaacggaagttattgatgccgaccgcttggcgcgctaccgtcaattcggccgctgggctctatgggagtgtccgctcttgggttgaattcctttctctatgggaACGTCGTCAGCGTAAAGTCCCTAttaaaaaagtaccgccatcctttgataaacgccgcttctctctctccagtatctccgattggacgatgatagcgcgcgcttttcacttctttatatatatattttttttcgcctcagagccacgttgaaagtcctctgcgcagtcgccggcggcggcggcggcgcgcgcccggcctgaaagcttcaacgtagactttctaggtgcgccaccgtcgacttggctttcgcaaccaaaaagtaaagaaaaaagcaagcgctttaggagaggaggctgcaaaggaaagagtagatggcggtacttttcttatatggggGACTTTAcgtcagcgcacctggcgccgcaacctgcagtagtttgcttgcgttatcaattcaccttgcgccgccgtccgcaacAGTTTGTGTCgtcgcagcgctgtcgtttatactggtcggatcaagtttcataacattgataatcaCAAAGGGCTACGTGGAGATGAGCAATTTACTcagtgcttacgcatacttagacaactcccagcaGGAGTTTCTGGGTGAATTTTTGTTGTTCTTTAGGCTGCGTTCGAATACTTGATATCGACGATTAAATAGATAGCTAGGCAGACAGCGGCCATATTAAATGTCGTTCCAGTTCTGacaaagctgaaaaaaaaaaaaaaccgtcagctTCGTGGAGACAGCGACGAAATTACTTTGATGCTCGACAAGATGGCGGTTGATCAGAATGCTCGGAAACTCTACGGGAAGGTCGcatgcgcacaagaaaacgtagtcAGGCTTTCTTATGTGCTTAACGTAATCTACGCTGTGTTTTTCATAGATTAGCACAAGCAAAGCCTTACATTCCTCGAGAACATGTGCTATTCTTAGCTTTATCGAGAGAGTGGCGTCTAATCACTGAGGCGTCTTCTAAATGCTCGAACTTGTTTTCTTAGCAGTCAAAGTAGACTGTTCACAATGCTGGCCATAATTGGAAAACAGCCTTAGTATGTCTTCATGTGGCCTGTTTAAATATAGAACCCGATagtctcactcactcactcactcactcactcactcactcactcactcactcactcactcactcactcactcactcactcactcactcactcactcactcactcactcactcactcactcactcactcactcactcactcactcactcactcactcactcactttcattatcatcagcttatttttaagtccactgcaggacgaaggcctctccctgcgatctctaggCAAGGTTCCGCTTTCTGGGCAAGGTTCGCCATGGCGGCTGAGGTACGGGTTTTTCCCTTAAATCTGCAGCGCGTCTCTTGTCATAATGCGCATTTTGCCTTGCTGGCTAATGAAAGCTTTG
The DNA window shown above is from Dermacentor silvarum isolate Dsil-2018 chromosome 1, BIME_Dsil_1.4, whole genome shotgun sequence and carries:
- the LOC119436066 gene encoding uncharacterized protein LOC119436066 isoform X1; translation: MYYHIENSALRCMESLEPKTPSWTENDLLVLITEYWKRKDILRAKASESVTNLQKRECWIEITDVVNARCFTPHTRKTMDQLKRKWEKTIMLAKKAALNIQKRSGNLSDLAPAYQLALSIVCEDFPASLECANGLAAADVPSLAEPPNAGGYIDEVSSMVITELEEESSGDGPPVAKGDKTQSVKAEMLSEAAECAPHSLGSRAFQPVLSGSSTQDGATDGNHQHHQPHEAQDATAEFVNNFRKRKWEQDLVELQKEKVRRQIQYHKVQHELQMSVLRSQMEFWEMKKSKLAAEIRQGGIPTLLPMMPSANASTT
- the LOC119436066 gene encoding uncharacterized protein LOC119436066 isoform X2, with amino-acid sequence MYYHIEKCMESLEPKTPSWTENDLLVLITEYWKRKDILRAKASESVTNLQKRECWIEITDVVNARCFTPHTRKTMDQLKRKWEKTIMLAKKAALNIQKRSGNLSDLAPAYQLALSIVCEDFPASLECANGLAAADVPSLAEPPNAGGYIDEVSSMVITELEEESSGDGPPVAKGDKTQSVKAEMLSEAAECAPHSLGSRAFQPVLSGSSTQDGATDGNHQHHQPHEAQDATAEFVNNFRKRKWEQDLVELQKEKVRRQIQYHKVQHELQMSVLRSQMEFWEMKKSKLAAEIRQGGIPTLLPMMPSANASTT